In Spirosoma aureum, a single genomic region encodes these proteins:
- a CDS encoding efflux RND transporter permease subunit yields MNRLINNIVGFSLKNRFFIFFMTASLVIAGVFSYLKTPLEAFPDVTNTQIIVVTEWNGRSAEEVERFVTVPIEVAMNSVQRKSNVRSTTMFGLSVLKVIFDDDVDDFFARQQVNNLLRNVSLPDGVEPEIQPPYGPTGEIFRYTLESKDRDSRELLTLQNWVIDRQLRSVPGVADVVAFGGRDKMYELRVNPTQLTKYDITPLEVYQAVTRSNINVGGDVIERNGQAYVVRGVGLLTSIQDIENIIIEEMGGNPVLVKNVADVAESNLPRVGQVGLDASDDVVEGIVVMRKGENPSDVLGRVKAKIEDLNTRILPSDVKMVTFYDRDNLIEFCTHTVLHNLTEGIVLVTVIVFLFMADWRTTLIVSIIIPLALLFAFICLRLRGMSANLLSMGAIDFGIIIDGAVVMVEGVFVSLDHLAHRVGMTRYNRMAKLGLIRKTGGELGKAVFFSKLIIITALLPIFSFQKVEGKMFSPLAWTLGFALLGALLFTLTLVPVLCSILLKKNVREKNNPIVNFFERIVMGAFGWCYRHRRMSLIGSICFMIATFFSSTMLGTEFLPQLNEGALWVTAELPMSMSLPESVAMAKTIRQDLKSFPEVKQVLSQVGRSNDGTDPNGFYFCQFQVDLRPKDEWTERLAGHRLTTEQLTDEMDSKLRRYAGVLYNYSQPIIDNVAEAVAGYKASNGIKIFGPDVYELEKYANQALAAVKDVEGIKDLGIIRNVGQPEMSIQFHDHKMALYGVSTADAQAVIEMAIGGKTASILYEGERKFDIRVRFQPEYRQSDDDIMRLMVPTMSGGKIPLKEIATIRQVTGPAFIYRDLNQRFIGVKFSVRGRDLGSTIAEAQQRVREKLQPEKGYSVEWVGEFENQVRATDQLTKVVPISIAAIFVILFITFGNAKDAGLVLLNVPFALIGGILALHVTSMNFGISAGVGFIALFGICVQNGVILISVFNKNRQARMPLDRAIREGVQSRIRPVVMTALMAAIGLFPAAISTGIGSETQKPLAIVVIGGLMTATVLTLLVFPIIYRLFYRNKMAVSADSGNNVELAEAV; encoded by the coding sequence ATGAACAGACTCATCAATAACATAGTCGGTTTTTCCCTCAAAAACCGTTTTTTCATCTTCTTCATGACGGCGTCACTGGTCATTGCCGGTGTATTCAGCTACTTAAAAACCCCGCTCGAAGCCTTCCCCGACGTAACGAATACGCAGATTATCGTTGTAACAGAATGGAATGGTCGCTCGGCCGAAGAGGTCGAACGATTCGTGACCGTACCGATTGAAGTCGCCATGAATTCCGTCCAGCGTAAATCCAATGTACGCTCGACCACTATGTTCGGTCTATCGGTGCTGAAAGTGATTTTCGATGATGATGTCGACGATTTTTTTGCCCGTCAGCAGGTCAACAACCTACTTCGCAACGTATCGCTCCCCGATGGTGTCGAACCCGAAATTCAGCCGCCTTACGGGCCAACGGGTGAAATTTTTCGGTATACCCTCGAAAGCAAAGACCGCGATAGCCGCGAGTTGCTGACGCTCCAGAACTGGGTGATCGACCGACAGCTCCGCAGTGTACCGGGCGTGGCCGACGTGGTAGCCTTTGGTGGTCGCGACAAGATGTATGAGCTACGGGTAAACCCCACCCAACTGACCAAATACGACATTACTCCACTTGAAGTCTACCAGGCCGTTACGCGCAGCAACATCAACGTTGGGGGCGATGTGATCGAGCGTAACGGCCAGGCTTATGTTGTACGCGGAGTCGGCCTGCTGACATCCATTCAGGACATTGAGAACATCATTATCGAAGAGATGGGTGGCAACCCTGTTCTGGTCAAAAACGTGGCCGACGTGGCCGAATCGAATTTGCCCCGCGTTGGCCAGGTTGGACTGGATGCCAGCGACGACGTGGTAGAAGGCATCGTGGTTATGCGAAAAGGCGAGAATCCCAGTGATGTACTCGGTCGGGTGAAAGCCAAAATTGAGGATCTAAACACGCGCATTTTACCGTCCGATGTCAAGATGGTCACCTTCTACGACCGCGACAATCTGATCGAATTCTGCACGCATACGGTGTTGCACAATCTTACCGAAGGCATTGTGCTGGTAACGGTTATCGTGTTTTTATTCATGGCCGACTGGCGAACCACGCTGATCGTCTCCATCATTATTCCGCTGGCCCTACTATTTGCCTTTATCTGTCTCCGATTGCGGGGGATGTCGGCGAACCTGCTGTCGATGGGCGCGATCGATTTCGGTATCATTATCGACGGAGCGGTCGTGATGGTCGAGGGGGTATTTGTGTCGCTGGATCACCTGGCCCACCGGGTCGGCATGACTCGCTACAACCGAATGGCCAAACTCGGTCTGATTCGCAAAACGGGTGGCGAGTTAGGCAAGGCAGTTTTTTTTTCCAAGCTCATTATTATTACGGCGCTGCTACCCATTTTCTCCTTCCAGAAAGTAGAAGGCAAAATGTTTTCACCCCTCGCCTGGACACTTGGCTTCGCCTTGCTGGGAGCTTTGTTGTTTACCCTGACACTGGTGCCGGTGCTCTGTTCCATCCTGCTGAAGAAAAATGTACGGGAGAAGAACAATCCTATTGTCAACTTCTTCGAACGAATTGTGATGGGCGCGTTTGGCTGGTGTTATCGTCACCGCCGGATGAGCCTGATTGGGTCTATCTGCTTTATGATAGCCACATTTTTCTCGTCAACAATGCTTGGCACCGAGTTCCTGCCCCAGCTAAACGAGGGCGCGCTTTGGGTGACTGCCGAATTGCCCATGAGCATGTCACTTCCTGAAAGTGTAGCCATGGCCAAAACCATCCGACAAGATCTAAAGTCGTTTCCCGAAGTTAAGCAGGTGCTCTCACAGGTGGGTCGTTCCAACGACGGTACAGACCCGAACGGCTTCTACTTCTGCCAGTTTCAGGTCGATTTACGGCCAAAAGATGAATGGACCGAACGGCTTGCCGGACATAGGCTTACCACCGAGCAGCTCACCGACGAAATGGATTCGAAACTACGCCGTTACGCCGGGGTGCTCTATAACTACTCACAGCCCATCATCGATAACGTAGCCGAAGCAGTGGCCGGTTATAAGGCCAGTAACGGCATAAAGATTTTCGGGCCGGATGTATATGAACTGGAGAAATACGCCAATCAGGCGTTGGCTGCCGTCAAAGACGTTGAGGGCATCAAAGATCTGGGTATTATCCGCAACGTCGGTCAGCCTGAAATGAGTATTCAGTTCCATGATCACAAGATGGCGCTCTATGGTGTATCGACAGCTGATGCTCAGGCAGTGATCGAGATGGCAATCGGTGGAAAAACAGCATCGATTCTGTACGAGGGCGAACGAAAATTCGATATACGGGTGCGGTTTCAGCCCGAATACCGCCAGAGCGACGACGACATTATGCGGCTGATGGTGCCGACAATGAGCGGGGGTAAAATTCCGCTGAAAGAAATTGCCACCATCCGACAGGTAACCGGCCCCGCCTTTATTTACCGTGACCTCAACCAGCGGTTTATTGGTGTAAAATTTTCGGTCCGGGGCCGCGATCTGGGAAGCACCATCGCTGAAGCGCAACAACGTGTTCGCGAAAAACTCCAGCCCGAAAAAGGCTATTCGGTCGAGTGGGTTGGTGAATTCGAGAATCAGGTACGGGCCACCGATCAGTTAACGAAAGTCGTACCGATCAGCATTGCAGCCATTTTCGTGATTCTGTTCATTACGTTCGGCAACGCTAAAGATGCAGGATTGGTCTTACTCAACGTTCCCTTTGCCCTGATCGGTGGTATCCTGGCCTTACATGTAACCAGCATGAATTTCGGCATTTCGGCCGGGGTGGGCTTCATTGCTTTATTCGGCATTTGTGTACAGAATGGTGTCATTCTGATTTCGGTCTTCAACAAAAACCGACAGGCGCGAATGCCGCTCGATCGAGCCATTCGCGAGGGAGTTCAGTCACGTATTCGTCCGGTAGTCATGACCGCACTCATGGCTGCTATTGGCCTTTTCCCGGCCGCTATTTCTACCGGCATCGGCTCTGAAACCCAGAAACCACTGGCCATTGTCGTCATTGGCGGATTAATGACGGCAACGGTGTTGACACTTTTGGTTTTCCCGATTATATACCGATTGTTCTACCGAAATAAAATGGCCGTATCTGCCGATAGCGGCAATAATGTGGAACTGGCAGAAGCCGTATGA